In the Colletotrichum lupini chromosome 4, complete sequence genome, GAAAGAATTAAGGGGAGGTAGGATGAAGACAGGAGTCGAAGCAAAGGCGCGAGACCGTTTGATCGCACAATATCGAGTTGGTACTTCTCGTCAGAAGCAAGGTTGCGAAGAGCGAGCGCTGCCTGGCACTGAACCTTAGGTGATGATGAATCCATAAGCGTGACCAGCGACGAGACGAGCTTGGACTCAGTCTGGGCAAGTTTGCGTCGGTTGTTAGCATCGACTGCAATGTTGCTGAGAGCCGTCGTGCAGTAGTACTGGACGTCGACGTCAGATGAAGAGAGAAGCTGGACAAGAACCGGAATTGCGCCGGCGTTAACGAGTTGCTGGCGGTTCTCGTCTATCGTCCTGGTTAGTTCAGAGTTCAAATTTGCGAGATAAAAACGCCTTGCCTGAATGTGTCATATTTAGCAAAGCTCCAGTCGCGTTTCTCTGAACCCGCATGTCCCGCGACTTTGCCAGCCTCGTCAGAGGACCCAAGGCGCCAGAGCGCGCAATCTTCGCCTTGTTCTCCTCATGTGTGGCCAAATTTGTGATACATCCAACTGCGTTGCACTGTACCTCAACATTCGGCGACAACATTTGCCTAATGAGTGGCGTGAGTCCGCCGAGCTGGACAATCAGAACCTTGTTTTCGGCTGATAAATCGAGTCAGTATCTACTCTGCAGTCTTGCCTGTTACGCTTCACTCACTGTTGACCGCGAGATTTCCTAGCGCCGCGCTGGCGGCACGCTGCACCTCAATATCGGGGCTTtgcaagaggaagaggatcgGTTCGAGAGTATCACGATCGACCTCGCGAACATCTGGAGCAGCTTGTCAGCATATCTACGCCAAATGCTACGTCGCAAATGGCATCCTCAATGTGATCCTTTAATCGACTACAAGGCTAGAGGACGTACCTCGCTCTGTGATTTCGGCAAAAGTCAGGCTTGCGCTCCGTTGCAAGTCGATGTTTTCGGAGAAGACGAGGGTGCTGAGAGCTCGAAGGGGTTCGCCTGAGAAGAAATCGGTTTCACCCCGCTGAAACAACGTCAGTATGGAAGGTCGACGAAATAGACCATGACGAAAAAAGCACATACGTTTTCGAGATACTGGAGAAGGTCGGCAACGGCTTCTCTTTCGCTATCGGCGAGGACTGGTTCGTAGAGACCATCGCGGGCTCTCCCTACATGATCACCCATTAGCTTTGGCGATGTAGTCGGCATGACGATGGAAAGCTAATACCTCCGCAACATGACTGGCAGGCTCCCATGGCCGAAGTGGGCTACAAAGGCCGATGTTGATGATATCGAGACTCGATGTCGAGGTGGTGGTCGAGAAAGTCGGGCCTTGTTTGTTTGGATGGGGCTTCTCTTCGCAACACGAACGGTTTGACCGCCCGACGACCAGAGGGATGCGGAGCCTGTGGTGACTCTGGCCACTGGATAGCAGTGTCGATTTGACGATGGAGCTAGTCTGAGAAGCAGATTTTGATGCAAGTCGATGGTCAGCGAATTGCGACGGTCGGTTCTAGCGGGTGGGAGAGGCCCGAATATTAGTCGGTTGATGGGCGATAGAGTCGGTCAAGTGAGGTTTTGGGAAGAAAGCGACGGCTGCTCCAGTTGTCTCTCGCGGAGCAATGACCCAGGATCAGGTTGCAGCAGCCCGCAGCAGCAATCGGAGAAGCAGCACTGGGCCTTTTTGAGGTTAGTGGGGACAGGAACGACCAGAGAGTGCATAGGTACCAAAGTGCTAGTAGCAGTCACCAAGCAACCAGCAAATGGAAAGCAAAGCTGCCCTGCTCGGAAAGCGTCAGACAGCATGGACAGCACAAAACAGCGGTGCACTCTGCATACCTCACCTCTGGGGTGGGCTTCCACGCTTCGTACCGCGCCAGCACTGCCAGCAGCTTCAGCAGCAGCTCCAGCACAACGAAGCAAATGCCCGTGGAGCCCAGTGGGACTGGTGACCTTGAACCTGCAATCTAACTTGTTTCGGCCTAGAGGCTTTCAAAGGGACCCAGTGCAAGAGGTACGTAGCGAGTGTACCTGCAGCGTCGTCCGGCTTTTACTCGTGCTGTGAGTGGACGGTTGTTTGTTTCTGCGACGAGACGTGGAAAAAGAGAAGGACCCCACCCACCGCCTCACTCTTCCAACTTCGCACCGCCGCTGCAGCCAGCAAGACTTTGGAGGGCCAATTCCTACCTTACTCCTAGGACCTCCTGCAttcctctcctcctcctcctcctcctcctcctcctagGCTTCTCTTCCATGTCTCTTCCCTCGGGCGGACCTGCCGCGGGAAGCCTCGAGCTTGATCGGGAACAACGAGCACGGACCATCTTGCTACCCTTCCACCACTTTTTATGCCTTCACATGTGGGAACTAAATTCAACAAGCGTCTCCCATGAAGGGAGGAGTTTGTCACCTTGTGTTGTGCACCCGCCTCATCTTGCATCGAGATTTCTTTCCTTTTATCCAGATGAGCGCCTGCAGTGTGCGGCGGCCGGTCCGGGGTGACAGCATTCCCGGAACTACGCTAGCGACGTTGTGGCTTGAATTTGACATGACTCTACGTACTACGTACGGATATTTCTGCGCCGTCGTACCTAAGGTTACCTTTGGGTGAGTGGTTGACAGCCTTCCATGGGATTCTCTATGGAGGACTGTGGTGAAGACCATCTCCAACTTTCACATGGCTGACTATCTACCCACCAAGCCAACCACAATGTGCACCTGAGCGATCGTGACATTGCTCTTATCTGGGAATGCACGCATTCCTGGGGTCGCATTGAAATGTGACACAGGTAAGGTAGCTTACGTTGCTTCACGATACACCACCTCATGACCGCCCGTTCCGTGATTTGGCCTTCCTATCTGCCTGGCCTAAAGCCAAGCTCCAGATGAGCGCGAACCAGATACCTAGGTCTCAACGTGCAGACGTTCCCTACAGCACACTCAACTGTGGTACTTGGCGATAGCAGCCAAGTTGCCAAGCGCTTTGGAGTCAGAAATCCAGGGTCCAGTCACACGCAATTACAATGGCCGCTTTGATCCTGTGCCTTGTACTTATACATACCGAGTATCCGTAGAGCTGGGTAGAGAGCTTCTAACCGGCGCCTTCGACTTTCATTTTGTGATGCTTTGGCGATGCAAAACGAAAGTAGATAGAAGAACACAGGGGATTTTGTCCTATTATCTTCCGTCTGATCAAGTAAGTATCATGTGCGGTGTCGGCCACGTACCTAACCTATATGGAATGGAGGAAAATTTGCAAAAAATGTCTCGAGGTGCATGCCTCGTCACGCCCCTTCGAAGATTTTGGACGTGTCTCTGAAGCTTGAGCCGAAGCAAGACAGTTTGTCTCGAGTAAGGCGAGGTATCGGACAATTATAGGCGGAAGGGATCATCGTTCAGATATCCCGTTGAGCACCTGCAGTGTTGAAAAGTGCCTCACGAGGTAGGTATACCTTATCTCACTACCTACTTGCACATGGGCTTGTTCATCGAGAGGGCTTCATAGAGGCTTCGTGGAGATGTAGCACCATCCATTACCAACGGCGAAATGCGTCATTGCACAGCAATTTGCCTCCATCGCCATACGGAGCTGATGCTGCTGTACACAATGAGCGCAGCGCTAGATAGAAGCTATAAGCATCTCGTTGACCTGATTGACGACCGCACCCGCTAGGCTAAACACGCCAGATTTCGACTGGAATACCTACAAGTTAGAACACCAAGCATCAGGCGTTGGACGCCCCCAGCGACCTAATTCATCGACTGGGTTTGCCCAAGTTCACTGTTCAACCCATCAGCTTCAACTTTTCCTTGTCTTATCCTTATCTGCCTTATCTTAACAAGAGGAACCTAACGGATACCCGACGTAGTCCAGTTAGAAACAGAGGTACGGCTGCAGTGGGCAAGGCAGCTAGGAACGGTATGTACCTTTCATCTGAGGTAAGACAAGAGGGACGGTACAGCTGAGATAACTGTTATTtgctacctaggtaccttgcTACTGCCGGTGCCACCAGTGCCACTACCTCAGACTTACGACCTTGCCTCTACTTCATTGCTTCCTGATGCAGGTTGGGAGGGGAATAGAACGGCGCAAGGAGAAAAAAATCACCAAGGCGTTCAGTCCAGCCCAATCCATTCTCCAAACCACGAATTCCATCCCTCCGTTTTTCTTTCCTACCCATTGTCTCTGCCTCCCGTTTCCCCGTCTCCCGCCGTTCCTCCCACACGTCCAGAGGGGCCACGCGCGCCATTAGCCCTCCCACGACGACGCAATGGAcgacccctcctcctcctcggcttCGAAGGACAATGCCGGTCCTGGTTCCATGCCCACGTCGCATCCAAGTCAACAACAGCCTAGCGGTAATGGTCCACTACAACCGCCTGTAGTCGCTACCGCTGCGTCCATCGCGAGACCACATGGTCACGAGCTTCCCTTCGTCACGCCCTCTTCATACCTTCGCCCAAGACCACCCTCGGTTGCTCGCAAAATGCCAGAGAAGCCGCCCAGTCCGCTCGACAAGGACCAGATTCAAGGCCTGGTAAGCTACATGTGTCCTTGGACCCCTCCCTCGACCATCTCGCGCATCGCCGATTTATGTGCTTGAGCCCGCGTGCGCCCCTAGATGCGAGCGCATGCGGGGTTATGCTTCTGCCTCGAGACCGTTGCGAATGGGCATATTTGTACCGCAACAAACCGTCGCTAACTTTGCTCGTCTTTGTAGAGGGCAATTCGCGATTTCCTCAAGGTCCGAACCAGCTACGATGTCCTACCGCTCTCCTTCCGCCTCATTGTCCTCGACAACGACCTCTTGATCAAGAAGAGTCTCAATATCCTCATTCAAAATGGTACGAGTCATGCTACTCTGTCATAACGGAATGTTTGTTCTGACCCTCGTCCTAGCCATCGTGTCCGCGCCGCTATGGGATTCACACAATTCCAGATTTGCCGGCCTTTTGACGGCGACAGATTTCATCAATGTGATTCAGTACTATTGCCAGTTCCCTGACGAGATGCATAAGCTGGAACAGTTCCGACTCAGCAGCTTGCGAGGTCAGTGACGCTCCCATCGCCGTCCAGGCTTTCGGTTGCATACTAAGACGCTTGTCAGATATTGAAAAGGCCATCGGGGCCTCTCCTCTAGAGACCGTATCCGTCAACCCCATGAGACCACTCTACGAGGCTTGCCGCCGCATGCTCAAGACTCGTGCGCGCCGAATTCCCCTCGTTGACGTTGACGACGAGACCGGGCGCGAGATGGTTGTTAGCGTCATTACACAGTACAGAATTCTTAAATTCATCGCCGTCAATAACGAACACAACACTGTTCTACTCAAGAAGTCCCTTAGGGAGATCGGGTTGGGCACATACAAGGACCTTGCTACAGCGCAGATGCACGATTCTGTCCTTAGTGTGGTCGATATGATGGTCAAGCAAAACATATCCTGCGTCCCGATTGTCGACAAGTACAACCGCCTACTGAACGTCTTCGAAGCCGTCGACATTATTCCGTGCATCAAGGGGGGCGTTTACGAAGAATTGCAGTCAAGCATCGGAGAGGCACTCGTCAAGCGTCCCGACGATTCGCCTGGCATTTAC is a window encoding:
- a CDS encoding vacuolar protein 8; this translates as MGDHVGRARDGLYEPVLADSEREAVADLLQYLENRGETDFFSGEPLRALSTLVFSENIDLQRSASLTFAEITERDVREVDRDTLEPILFLLQSPDIEVQRAASAALGNLAVNTENKVLIVQLGGLTPLIRQMLSPNVEVQCNAVGCITNLATHEENKAKIARSGALGPLTRLAKTIDENRQQLVNAGAIPVLVQLLSSSDVDVQYYCTTALSNIAVDANNRRKLAQTESKLVSSLVTLMDSSSPKVQCQAALALRNLASDEKYQLDIVRSNGLAPLLRLLSSSYLPLILSAVACIRNISIHPLNESPIIEAGFLKPLVDLLGSTENEEIQCHAISTLRNLAASSDRNKALVLDAGAVQKCKQLVLDVPVTVQSEMTAAIAVLALSDELKSHLLNLGVFEVLIPLTHSPSIEVQGNSAAALGNLSSKVGDYAVFVQDWKEPNGGIHGYLTRFLQSGDATFQHIAIWTLLQLLESEDKNLIQLIGQAQDIVDQIKEIANRQIEPDNEFEDDDEGEVVNLAQRCLELLGQSGSKSHIEG